The DNA segment GAGCCTGCTCTGAATTTGTTCGGACGAGCTTCTTCATAAGAACTTCtaggagagaagaaaaaaatgagacgGACTTcttcataaatgaaaattaacttatggacaagttaaaaaataaaagtttagaGAAGACGAATGAAAGAGCTACTGCAAACTAGCTTATGTATAAAATAGTCTTAAATTTTGGAggtattctttgtttttttcgTCTTCTAGAAGTTCTCATGAAAAAGTTTGTCCAAATAATAAGCTCTCTATGTCATGGCTTGATATTGAATTTCGGGCTTTAGCTTATATTATTGTGTTCTAGCTAGTTCTTTTGATGTGGTTTCATGCTTATGCTTTGGCCAAAAACTCATTCAACTAAAGCtatcaataaatttgaatacTCAGTAGTCAGTACCCAAGTGAAAGTTTCCCCTTTCTGGAAAATATCCTCTAACATGGATTGCAATATGCTCTTCAGCTATTGTATCTCATCAGTAAAACTCCATGATCCTGCCGCAAAGTTGCTAATAAAACTTAAAGCATCATGGTTTACGAAAATCACTCAAGAAGATAGCAATAGACAAACTTTATTCTGGATGTTTAAGTTGTGTAGTGCTTCAATAATACGAAACCTATCTTCTTTTGATGGTGACTGTGATATATAGCCGTGTTGTTGTTATTGGTAAATTAGTCcataatcataatttattattgctGTTTTTGTTTGAGATGTATTGTTCTTCTCTCTTACCTTTGTTAGAATCAGCATGTGTGACTTGGCTTTTCCCGGTTTGTAATTAATTGTTTCCATCTTCAGTGCTGTTGAGGAAGATGCCAATCGTGCTATTGAGCTGAAGAATGGTATGTCTGTTGAAGGCCGTAAAATTGGAGTGAAGCATGCAATGCCTCGTCCAACTCGTGAGAAACGAAATTCAAAACCAAATAAAGGTTGATGGTAACTCTATAATTGTGGTTCAGCATGCTGTGATATCTTCATATTCCACCTTGTTTGAAAAGACAAGGAAACTAATTTAACCTTGTTAATCCTTTTATTCCTTTGTTTTCTCTTCCCTCTCTTTTGTAATGTAATAGCTGGAACACCAGATGATCTTGTGAAACCAAAAGGTGATGATGTAAACGACAGTAAATCATCTGGAACAGAGAAGCATGTTTCAGTTTTGAAGGAAGGTTGTcaatttgtttttatgattattttataatttgctAATTTATAATTCTCCCCttgtcttatattttcttttatttttcttttctagaagTACAAGTCacaagtaaacaaaaaaaaaagaacccaATGGAAACGAAAAAATCAGCTCTTTGTAATGATGTCGCAGATGATGGTGGTTGCTCAGAAAAACAGAGGTATTATCTGTTTTTCCCTGCAATTGTTTTTAATCCAACCTTTTTAAATCAGCTAGTTTCGATAGAGATAAAAGATGAATCCAGGAAGTTGATTTTAGAATGAACGTGATTAAATGGAAATGACTAATTGGATTACCTGATTCCAACTTACTGATGCTTCTTATGTTTGAATTGTCTTGTTCCTAAAATGCTTGtttcttgtatatttttattttgacagGGTTTCTAGAACTGTTATATTTGGTGGCCTCAAGGATTCTGATATGGCTGAAGAAGTTCACAGCCAAGCCAGAGAGATTGGCACTGTGTGTTCCATTAACTACCCTCTTTCAAGAAAAGATCTTGAGAAACATGGTAACTggatttttatcttttctgCTAATGATATATAATGCAGATGgtatatgtttttatgtttatctAATACTGCGTGACATGTCTATTATGTTCTATGTGATATAAAAAGATCTTCaacgtttttctttttattgaataaaacaGGTCGCATTCATGTTCTTTGCAAGTAATATTTTAGCTGCTTTATACTTTGTGTAAAGTCATTTTGTGGTTTGTGTGAGAGCTGATTCTTATTAGGTTTGCTGCTGTCTCGTACTGCCTTTATCGCATGGTTAATGgtcattattattgttttaatgcCAAACCCTTTTCACATTTTGAACAAATGTTAGTTGTATTTTGTCTCATGTAATCTTATCGAGCACAGATATGGATGTTGAAATTTATTCTTCCACTGAAATTGTCAATTCAACAAGATTAAATACATTACATCACTTATTCAAAGATTCTTTATATTTCTTGGTATTGTGGAATTCACTTTGGAAATTTTTCAGGTCTCATGCAAGATGGCTGTACCATGGATGCCTCGTCTATACTTTATACAAGTGTAAAATCAGCTCGACTTTCTGTTGCAATGTTGCACAAAAAAGTGATAAGAGGAGAAACAATTTGGGCCCGCCAATTGGGTGGAGAGGTAAAGTACTTGCCATAGAACTCAACAGAGTTACAATATCATCAGATCcagtaaaacatatatatatatatacatatacatatatatatatatacatatatatatataNNNNNNNNNNNNNNNNNNNNNNNNNNNNNNNNNNNNNNNNNNNNNNNNNNNNNNNNNNNNNNNNNNNNNNNNNNNNNNNNNNNNNNNNNNNNNNNNNNNNNNNNNNNNNNNNNNNtatatatatatatatatatgaataactGCCAGCTGACAGAAGCTGTACCATTTCATTTTGTATTCATAAATTTGCTTTATGTCTTAAAATTTGTATTCCATGGTATTAATTGCattgaatatgtttttcattttctaacacTGAGTAGGTCAAAAACCTGTTCtcttaatttcctttttatGCAAAAGTAAGTGCTCTTTAGTAGTCTTAAGCTTTTTTCTGCCATTAATCAGGAGAATATGGTGTGCATGGTCTTAATATAAAGGAAGTTATGCAATGAGAATTTGTGATGTGTGCTGCTTCTTTAGGTTTGATAGGATTTTTATTTGGGTTTGATTTTAGTCTCTGTTTCCTATGTTTGTGTGGAAAAGTAATTTCTTATGATTCCATGTTTTGCTTCTAAAGGCTTGATAGGATTTTCACTTGggtttggttttagtctctatTTCCTATGTTGGAAagtattttcttatttgttgtCTCCATTTTTGAGTGTGTATTTATATACCTGACAATATGTTTTTTGAAGTAGGAGATGTGTGTACCCTGCTCACCATTTGGAAGTCAGTTTTAGCGTGGTTAGAATGCATTTAGTAACTGTCCGGTGCACTTTGTCAGATTCATCTAATAATCTATTAGGTGGTGGGATATAGACTTCATAGTGTTTATGCTTTTGTTCTGTGAATTTTAGTTATTTGTAGATGAAGTTGACTTCCCTGTTTACCATGTAAGATCTTGAACGAGAtattgtttcttaacaactttcTGCTGTATGTGGGTCAGGGCTCCAAGACTCAGAAATGGAAGCTTATTGTCAGAAACCTTCCTTTCAAGGTTCGATGcctataattaaaaaacaaaataaattttcttggATACCTTGACTTCTGACTAGTGACTAAACACGGATGCAGGCAAAAGATACTGAAATAAGCGATATGTTTTCATCTGCTGGATATGTGTGGGACGTATTTATTCCACAAAAGTCAGACACAGGGTAAGttctttctactttttatttattaagagtTTCAATATGCTATCATATATAATGGtttcttaaaatgtttttcttttcccatCTCCTCTGCAGTCTGTCTAAGGGCTTTGCATTTGTAAAATTCACCTGCAAGCAAGATGCAGAAAATGTATGTACTTTTAccaggttttattttatttacttgtttGTGTTCTGAAATAACCTGTATATAagcttcatttttctttttcaggcCATTCAAAAGCTGAATGGGTCGAAGTTTGCAAAACGAGTCATAGCTGTTGATTGGGCTGTTCCAAAGAAGATATTTAGTAGTGATATGAATGATACTCGTGCTTCAGAGAAAGGTAATTTTTATAGTGAAGAGGGTACTTTCATCAGCCACTTTTGTAGTCTATATTTGAATTGAACGAAGATATTCCTCAGTTGAAGTGCCTTTTGGCTTTTCAATGCATTATTaccaattatttaatattactattttaagttataagtattattatttggAAAACTTCTTGTGACCAATGTCATGTATCTATGTTTTAATCAAGTAGACTATGCTAAAACATGGCGCTTGTaagtttttacttttgaattagAAATTGGGATTAGTCTATCACTTTTCTCATGTTGGGGGTTAACCTCAATTTCACTATTACGTTAGTCAGCTGTTTAGTAGTTTTGTGGAGTTAAAAGGCCAGATTCTTGTTTTGTGGCTCAATCATTACACTTAATTGAATATATGTTACACATAATATTCTTCTCATTTCTATGTTGTTCTAAACTTAAATGGATTCTTGAGTGGCCAATCAATTGGAGCCAAGCGGCTGAGTAGCTGTGGACTTGGTTGGAAATCATATGATGGTGATTTTTTAATgggatttttaaatttaagtccAATAGATTTCTATTTGGTAACTATCTCTATGTTGAGGTAAACGTTTATTGATTCTTTTGTAAGCTGTGATATCCCTGGTTTAttgtttattcatttaatacttTAGTTGTAACGTATTCCAATGGAAAAGTTTGAGATTATTTCTCAGTGAACTGCTAACATATAACGTTTGATGTATTGGGTCATTGCTCTAGTCTACAAATACACTATCGGAGCTTTTTCCTGAGTCTCACTCTTCATCTTTGTCTTATTATTTAAGTATGCCAAAAAACCTTTATTTTGGATCTGAACTATTCAAATAATACATTCTTTGCAATTTCTTTAGAAGAAGTCTTGAGTGATGAAGATAGTGATGAGGAGGATGTGGAGCTTGTTGATAAAAGATCTGGCCAAGGAGATGATAATGATACAAACCACTCTAGTGCCATGGTGGAAGAGGGAGCTCCTCCTGAAGATAATTTTGATAAGGAGGCAGACGTTGCAAGAAAGGTTCTTAACAACTTGCTTGGATCCTCAAGCAAAGGAACATCTGAGAACAATGATTCTATTTTGtccaaagaaaacaaagagTCAAGACCTGATGAAGTTGTTAAGGATGCGGATGGAAAAGTATCTGATGACATGGAAAAGGTTTCAGGTGCTTCTAAGCCTGACATTTCCAGCATAAACAATTTATCTAGTCCTAAGGGAACAGAAGAAGATTTGCAGAGAACAGTTTTTATAAGTAATCTTCCCTTTGAATGTGATAATGAAGAAGTAAAACAACGATTTGCTGGGTTTGGAGAAGTAGAATACTTTGCTCCTGTTCTTCACCAAGTTACCAAGTATGTCACtgtgttatttttctgtgtctATTTCACAGGGCATTATTCATCGTCTCCTTTTACTCAATGCAGGCGACCAAGAGGAACCGGTTTTCTAAAGTTTAAAACTGTAGAAGCAGCTAATGCTGCAATTTCA comes from the Vigna radiata var. radiata cultivar VC1973A chromosome 2, Vradiata_ver6, whole genome shotgun sequence genome and includes:
- the LOC106756630 gene encoding RNA-binding protein 28 isoform X2 is translated as MGKKNKVKENGGKEHCPSTLFVSNLPYSFSNSQLEETFSEIGPVRRCFMVTQKGSAQHRGFGYVQFAVEEDANRAIELKNGMSVEGRKIGVKHAMPRPTREKRNSKPNKDDLVKPKGDDVNDSKSSGTEKHVSVLKEEVQVTSKQKKKNPMETKKSALCNDVADDGGCSEKQRVSRTVIFGGLKDSDMAEEVHSQAREIGTVCSINYPLSRKDLEKHGLMQDGCTMDASSILYTSVKSARLSVAMLHKKVIRGETIWARQLGGEGSKTQKWKLIVRNLPFKAKDTEISDMFSSAGYVWDVFIPQKSDTGLSKGFAFVKFTCKQDAENAIQKLNGSKFAKRVIAVDWAVPKKIFSSDMNDTRASEKEEVLSDEDSDEEDVELVDKRSGQGDDNDTNHSSAMVEEGAPPEDNFDKEADVARKVLNNLLGSSSKGTSENNDSILSKENKESRPDEVVKDADGKVSDDMEKVSGASKPDISSINNLSSPKGTEEDLQRTVFISNLPFECDNEEVKQRFAGFGEVEYFAPVLHQVTKRPRGTGFLKFKTVEAANAAISAAIAASGTGILLKGRLLKVLKALDKKSAHDKELEKAKNEVNDHRNLYLAKEGLILEGTTAAEGVSASDMLKRQELERKKKTKLQSPNFHVSRTRLIIYNLPKSMNEKELKKLCIDAVISRATKQKPVIRQIKFLKNDKNGKVAQERYSRGVAFVEFSEHQHALVALRVLNNNPETFGAEHRPIVEFALDNVQTLKLRKAKLQFQQQAPQDDNNDMENDKPGKKEDHREDRKRKSREHGEPTKEAVVNSNGESGDTLANGKSKRQKGNKKSKRALKENPEALSMKPKNNQNGQKNGGASVEDQNTAASTNRRKSGKKDDDTGFRKRKMQNQEQEAGHKVVSKKRPKKNKDSVGKDVVDKLDMLIEQYRSKFSHKGSQDNGEKKPSKQLRKWFQS
- the LOC106756630 gene encoding RNA-binding protein 28 isoform X1, which codes for MGKKNKVKENGGKEHCPSTLFVSNLPYSFSNSQLEETFSEIGPVRRCFMVTQKGSAQHRGFGYVQFAVEEDANRAIELKNGMSVEGRKIGVKHAMPRPTREKRNSKPNKAGTPDDLVKPKGDDVNDSKSSGTEKHVSVLKEEVQVTSKQKKKNPMETKKSALCNDVADDGGCSEKQRVSRTVIFGGLKDSDMAEEVHSQAREIGTVCSINYPLSRKDLEKHGLMQDGCTMDASSILYTSVKSARLSVAMLHKKVIRGETIWARQLGGEGSKTQKWKLIVRNLPFKAKDTEISDMFSSAGYVWDVFIPQKSDTGLSKGFAFVKFTCKQDAENAIQKLNGSKFAKRVIAVDWAVPKKIFSSDMNDTRASEKEEVLSDEDSDEEDVELVDKRSGQGDDNDTNHSSAMVEEGAPPEDNFDKEADVARKVLNNLLGSSSKGTSENNDSILSKENKESRPDEVVKDADGKVSDDMEKVSGASKPDISSINNLSSPKGTEEDLQRTVFISNLPFECDNEEVKQRFAGFGEVEYFAPVLHQVTKRPRGTGFLKFKTVEAANAAISAAIAASGTGILLKGRLLKVLKALDKKSAHDKELEKAKNEVNDHRNLYLAKEGLILEGTTAAEGVSASDMLKRQELERKKKTKLQSPNFHVSRTRLIIYNLPKSMNEKELKKLCIDAVISRATKQKPVIRQIKFLKNDKNGKVAQERYSRGVAFVEFSEHQHALVALRVLNNNPETFGAEHRPIVEFALDNVQTLKLRKAKLQFQQQAPQDDNNDMENDKPGKKEDHREDRKRKSREHGEPTKEAVVNSNGESGDTLANGKSKRQKGNKKSKRALKENPEALSMKPKNNQNGQKNGGASVEDQNTAASTNRRKSGKKDDDTGFRKRKMQNQEQEAGHKVVSKKRPKKNKDSVGKDVVDKLDMLIEQYRSKFSHKGSQDNGEKKPSKQLRKWFQS